From Acipenser ruthenus chromosome 2, fAciRut3.2 maternal haplotype, whole genome shotgun sequence, a single genomic window includes:
- the LOC117403642 gene encoding PR domain zinc finger protein 8-like, giving the protein MEESSSQKVVWGGEAKAMQQCLTDIFTSVYTTCDIPENAIFGPCVLSHTSLYDSIAFIALKSTDKRTAPYIFRVDTSAANVTSEGLMWLRLVQSSRDKEEQNLEAYVKNKQLFYRSLRRIEKDEELLVWYDKDLLELLLLSSSKTKMKGSPPYSCQDCNQRFQFEFPFLAHLRFRCTKRLQGSLSLNENVKEISDHLNHNLVRSSPKLGRSEVYSNSQEGKPTTDFHNLARDLENHRSSPKSDQEAEITSEGSNKRKYSELAESRNANLQRSLTSKEDLVCTPQQFRGGYIDLEKNRKIFSPTSSEPRESKRSAFTEVKKTSPDLKQSTKNLGPNIENKDSGRPSGSPINKLLNVRQVLTETQVHSRIDGSSLGSAFTSVPQQLCGSSERKSAFSQPSRSFSHLSPLVMTPKLLPTVDCHSSIGDSIPSSRLYQADNLAAKLQNSDLSSNCTVQSGIPKQSPFVYATAFWPKTSGPIQLQMPSSLTLLPPSFTSLCLPAQNWCAKCNASFRMTSDLVYHMRSHHKKEFAMEPLVKRRREEKLKCPICNESFRERHHLSRHMTSHN; this is encoded by the exons ATGGAGGAGTCCAGTTCCCAAAAAGTGGTCTGGGGTGGAGAAGCCAAGGCAATGCAACAATGTTTAACGGATATTTTTACCAGTGTTTATACAACCTGCGACATTCCTGAAAATGCCATCTTTGGACCGTGTGTTCTGAGCCACACTTCTCTCTATGACAGTATAGCTTTTATTGCTCTGAAATCCACAGACAAGCGAACTGCACCTTACATATTCAGG GTGGACACTTCAGCAGCAAACGTCACCTCGGAGGGATTGATGTGGCTGAGATTGGTCCAGTCTTCCAGGGATAAAGAAGAGCAAAATCTGGAAGCCTATGTGAAAAATAAACAGTTGTTTTACAGATCTCTCAGAAGAATTGAAAAGGATGAAGAGCTGCTTGTTTGGTATGACAAGGACTTGCTTGAGTTGCTTCTACTCAGttccagcaaaacaaaaatgaaag GATCTCCTCCGTATTCTTGTCAAGACTGCAACCAGCGCTTCCAGTTTGAGTTCCCATTCCTTGCACACCTGAGATTCCGCTGTACCAAGAGACtacagggctctctctctctaaatGAGAATGTGAAGGAAATCAGTGACCATCTTAACCACAACCTAGTGAGATCTAGCCCCAAATTAGGCCGATCAGAAGTATACTCAAACTCACAGGAAGGAAAACCAACCACAGACTTTCATAACCTAGCCAGGGATCTAGAGAACCACAGATCATCTCCAAAGAGTGACCAGGAGGCTGAAATCACAAGTGAAGGCAGCAACAAGAGAAAATATTCGGAGCTAGCGGAAAGCAGGAATGCCAACTTGCAGCGGTCGCTCACTTCAAAAGAAGATTTAGTGTGCACGCCGCAGCAATTCAGGGGAGGCTATATAGATTTGGAAAAAAACAGGAAGATATTTTCCCCCACAAGTTCAGAACCCAGAGAAAGCAAAAGGAGTGCTTTCACAGAGGTCAAGAAAACCTCACCGGATCTTAAACAAAGCACTAAAAACCTTGGGCCTAACATAGAAAACAAGGATAGCGGCCGGCCCAGTGGCAGCCCGATAAACAAACTCCTGAACGTCAGGCAAGTTTTGACTGAAACACAAGTCCATTCCCGCATAGACGGCTCTTCATTGGGAAGTGCTTTCACGTCGGTTCCCCAGCAGCTCTGTGGTTCCTCTGAGAGAAAAAGTGCTTTCAGCCAACCAAGCAGGTCCTTTTCTCACTTGTCACCCCTTGTGATGACCCCTAAGCTTCTCCCAACAGTGGACTGCCACTCTTCCATTGGGGACAGCATCCCATCCAGCAGACTCTATCAAGCAGATAATTTAGCTGCCAAGCTGCAAAATTCAGATCTCAGCAGCAACTGCACAGTTCAAAGTGGCATCCCAAAGCAAAGCCCTTTCGTTTATGCCACAGCTTTTTGGCCAAAGACCTCTGGACCTATTCAGCTGCAGATGCCCTCATCTCTCACTCTTTTGCCCCCTTCTTTCACGTCCCTTTGTCTGCCTGCTCAGAACTGGTGTGCGAAATGTAACGCTTCATTTCGAATGACTTCTGACCTCGTTTACCACATGAGGTCTCACCACAAAAAGGAATTTGCAATGGAACCTCTGGTGAAGAGACGGCGAGAGGAGAAACTAAAGTGCCCAATCTGCAACGAGTCCTTTAGAGAACGCCATCACCTTTCTAGGCACATGACTTCACACAACTAA